AAAGAGAAACCGATATGATTGAGACGGTTTCAAAAagtttaattttggttatacataataaaataaccaaaaatttgatatggtacaaattttataagaTAATCAGCCGAATCGAATCACTGACACTCCTTGGATTAGCTATTCCATATGACTAATCCCATCATTATAGTATAAAATTTATCCAGAAATTAATTGATACATATAATCAAACATGAAATAATATAATCTTAAATTTTATTTCGAAACCGTCCCTAAAAAGTTTGAAATAGAAGCCTCTCCATCACCTAACAAAGACAACGTGACAACAAAGAAGGACCAAATTTAGGACATGCCCCCATTTTCTAATTTTATACTTTCCCTTTCCTTTAAGGTTTCTCAATGTTTTATTATTGCCCTTGTCTGTCTAGTGTCTACCACATCATTGTATTATTTTAAAGAGACATATCCAAATTTATCCTTGAACTATtccaaattatttaattttttatatgtATGATTTAAACTTCAAAATCATACCATAACCACTATTTAAAAATTGAATATCGTATCGAATAACAAAATATCAATATCGAAATTTTAGAATTTTAATTTCGGTATGATAATTCGGTATTTTATCAAAGTATGGGTAACTCTACTTAAAATATTACacgaaaaaaatatttatttcgaAGAAGAGTTTTGGAACAATAgtagaattatatttgtatggcCTATAGGTCAAGGAGGATCCGAGCCGTGAAATCAGTCACCGATACTTATAAAAGGATAGATTGCATACATTATATACCCTTGGTTTGGGTTGCGATCTTAACGAACACTACGTGAACGCAAGATCAAGCTAATGAACCAGAAACTAGAAAATGATATCAAAAGTAAAACTCAATAACTCTGTATACCGAGCTGACTTTTTTCTATTTTGATGTACACCTCCTAACTTGGAAAAAATTCAAATTTTCCTAAAAGCAACTACCAAATAATCTCTCACTCAAAATGGCAgtgttttttttcaaaacaataaACAACGTCCAACGCATAACAGGCACACACATCTGAATAGCATTTTAGCCCtctctttattcttctccttcttctccatTTTCTTCGTCTCAACAATCTCTTTAACCCAAGCACATGTTAACCTCGTAATTTGTGAAAAATCTGCAACCATTGGTCTGTTACCTTGTTCTTGATTCAGCTTAACAAGAAAGCTTCCAGAAACTTCCTTTTCCACAATTTCATTTCACTTAAGGGAAGAAACACAAGCAAAAATTATCAGCTCATAATTCCGGTTGTTTCTCATTATCAGAAATCGAAGATATTTTCGAGGAATCCGAGGTTTATTGCATTTTCTTTTTGATTTGGAATTTTCAGGTTGAAATTTGATGTTCATGTTCGAGAGAACCCCCAAACGTAGGAAAATCTCGAACATGTTTTTGAAATTCCGAATCTAAAAATCAGGGGTtttggatttgaatgaaactacATTTTACAACCGAATAAAAATTTCTAAAAGAAGAAAGTTTCTATTTTCCTTTTTTGGAAACCAGATGCAATGTTGTCCGTTTCGGCACCGTCGAGAACACGCAGTTCTCTGGAAGAAATGCTGGAATCACTCAAGCAAAGGGATGAGAATGAGAAGCCCAAAGATATACCACCGGCATTACCGGCCCGGCCCAAATTAGCTTCCAGAACTAGGCCTCCTTCTCCTAAGAGAACATTGCCCAATAATACTAAAGAAAATCGCAGTGTTGTTGAATTGGAGAATGGGAAGAAAGAAGAGGTTAAAGGGAAAAGAGGAAATATGTTTGGGGCCAAAAAGGGTAAAGAGATGATAATGGAGTTTAGTGAGTCACCTTATGTTAATTCATTTTCAGTAGAAAAGGAATATAGACAGAGATTTTGGGAAAAAGATGGGGCAAAGCTTGATAATAACAGACTTCCTTATTCACTCCCAAAGTTTCGCGAGGATGAGTGGAATGACAACATCAGTTATTTTATTGAGAAGGTAAAAAAAGGAAATTACTGTAAAGATTGTGTTTTGTGTTCAGTTTTATATACTTTTGTCTGCTTCTTTTGTTGCATCGACATAATGTTGGATTTCTGATAAGATTTAAGTTATTTACATTGACAATCTAATGATATTTTTACACCTTTAGCGTAATTTAACCTCTTATAGTAGGTTACTTACCATTTATTCTAAGTTATGAATCAATACATATTAAGTAGAGTTACCTATAACCACCTTTTAAATGACATGAATGTGTAAATATTCTCTAAACCGTTAGTGCATAGAACTTAATCTCTTTCTGATAATGGGCAGTGGGACAGTCCTTAGAGTTTGAAATAATCTTTTTCGCATGGGAGTTGCTACTGTCATTAATTGACTAGCTCTTATGAATGTCGTCAACGGAACTAACATCATGAACTCGTATAGGACAGAAAGCTCACACATCAGTGTTAATAGAAATGATTCATATAGCTAACTTCAAGTAGTTTGGCATTTGGGATTTAGGAGAACTCTAAATGTAAGGTTTGATAAGAGTAATTCTTGTTTGGTTTTTTCCACGCAGTACAGCTGCATAAGTTCTTGAATGTCTTTTGAAATATCTTTTCGGTCTTTTGTTTCTTGAGCTTACTGCAGTTTACTCGTAAATCTGGTGTATGTTTATAAAGTTGACGTTTTTAACTAATTGGCAAGTAGGTAAGGAAAAATTGTGCATCTTCTACTTTCAACTACCATTGTTTGTCTGGTTGTGTTTGGTTTGCTCTTTGGCGGGAAGATTTCACGGATTTTACCTATTGTGCTATAGCTTTTGGGACTATTTTTAAACGTAATTAACGAGTTATGTTTGGTTGAACACACTCAACTTCTAAGCTCTATGTTTCAGAAGCTTCGTGTCTGGTGCCGTCTGAAAAGTAGTCAATGGGAACTAGGACAAATACAATCAACTTCTGGAGACAAAGCTTCGGTATTGCTTTCTGATGGCAGTGTGAGTTCACATGTTCTGGCTATTCACTATGATGAACAGTGAAGCTTAAAACAATTGAAATTAAAAAGATGTGTATGTACTTAGACTTTGTCATCCTATAGGTTGTGGCGGTGCCTGTTGGAGAGCTTTTACCTGCAAATCCAGATATTCTTTCGGGCATGGATAATCTCATACAACTTTGTTATCTCAATGAGCCATCAGTTCTTCACAACCTCCAATATAGATATGCTCAGGATAGAATATATGTGCGTACTCTTAAGACGACTCATTGTTTCATTACATGTAAAACTTTGTCTTTTGGTTAATGTTTTCTGTTTTCTCTATGCTTCCAGACTAAGGCGGGCCCTGTTCTAATAGCAGTCAATCCCTTCAAAAAGATCCAATTGTATGGAAACGAACTTGTTACAGCTTACAGGCAGAAACTCTTGGATGATCCTCACATTTATTCTACTGCCGACACTGCCTACAGTCAAATGATGGAAGGTCTTTTTAATACCAAAGTTCATTCCTGGTCTCTGAAAACTTTAGATGAGAGCAgtcaattcttattttttttttgctttcgCTCTGTATCTTGCAGATGAAATAAATCAATCCATCATCATAAGGTTGGTTTGAAGTGTCTCATTGTTAGATTTTATATAATCTGATGACAGTAAAGATGCGTTTTTCTAAACTGGTTGAGTAATTGCATGTCTTGGCTGTAATGATCAAATTTACGATAAACCTATGCTTGTATTTCTAAATGACTAACTTCTCTTCATATCATGTAGTGGGGAAAGTGGATCTGGGAAGACGGAAACAGCAAAATACGCGATTGAATACTTGGCTATGATTAGTGGAGGAAACAATCGGATAGAAAGCGAGGTTCTGCAGACAAGTTGCATATTGGAGGCTTTTGGGAATGCCAAAACTCCCAGGAATAACAACTCCACTCGATTTGTCAGTCTCTACACTTGTTTCCATCTTttctgccccccccccccccccctcccttttttttggggggggggggagagagatGGAGTAGATTTTTGATTGGTTATGCCCCTTTTTTTGCACTTGAACTGATAGTTGTCTTGGTGGGTTGCAGGGAAAGTTGATTGAAATTTATTTTAGTGCAGAGGGAGGAATTTGTGGTGCTAATGTACAAACATGTAAGGATGCTTACTAAGTTGAATCTCCTTATAAAATACAACTTGTTGTAATTGTCTTGTTAGCATTGTTTTGGTATCAGTTTCTTGTAATTGTCTTGTAATATTGTTTTGGTCTCATTACTGACTTTTACACATCTTTATGCATGTCTAATATGTTGATGCTAAAATAATGAGCAGCTCTTCTCGAAAAGGTGGGCATATTTCTTCTCTGTGTTCTTCGTTGGATTGTCTTGTTAAATATGTATCTGTTCATCAGAGTCTAAATCTTTTGAAACACGTCTTATTTTGGCAGTCAAGAGTGGTTCAACTGGCTCATGGCGAGAGGTCTTACCATATCTTTTACCAGCTATGTGCTGGGGCTCCATCTGCTTTGAGAGGTTTGTATTTGGATATTGAACCTTTTATTGTAATATCTTTTTGTTACTTATTTTAGCTGTTTTGGGCTTCAGAGCTGTTATTGGCTCTAGGTTTTAGTTGTCTCAGTAGGATATGATTGTTCAGTAATTTCTCTATGTAACTTTATTAACATTTTCAAGCCAATGAACCAGCTTCTATTGTTACTGCTGCGTTTTACAACCTTTGAGATGTTTCTCCTCGTATCTTTTCTTAGAACTGAAATTACTATGATACTAAAGGTAACACAGGagctataattttttttataaagttcTTTTCTTTATTAGAAAACattagttgatgatggtgatcTTTTGTCTGAATTTGTGACACTGTAATTATAGATATGTATGAGCTTGCAATCACAAGTCTGTGGTTGCTTTGCCTAGATGCTATTGAATGCGGAAAATAATGTGTTATATACTTGGTGCGTGGAAGTTTGAGTCAGAAAGTTTGGAATTTGAACATAAACTAGATGAAGTATAGTTTCTACTATTTTAAAAGCCGAACAACTGTTTCTTGGCTAGATGTGTGATCGAATACTCTACAACTCTGCatgatttttgtttttgtttctctTTGTTTGAGAGAGGATGTGGGTGTTAAGAAAACAAGTCCTTGGAAGATTTTGCGCTTTCACATTCAGAACAGTTATGCGATTCTTTTGTCAGATAAACTTAAGCTGAAAGGTGCTTCAGACtacaactttctcaaccagagtGATTGCTTGGTGATCCATGATGTTCATGACGCGAAGAAGTTTCACATGCTTGTGGTGAGCTAAAGGGATCAAATTTATGGTTAATTtagattttatttttctttcgatTCAAAGTCATGTTGGATCTATTTGTTATTAATTCCTTTCATGCACTCCCTTTTCAGAAAGCCCTAAACACAATGGGGATGTCCGAAAGTGACCAAGAGCATGCTTTTCAGATGGTTGCTGCAGTGCTATGGCTGGGAAACATAACATTCCAAGCAATTGGCAGTGAAAACTATGTTGAAGTTGCACAAAGTGAAGGTGAGCTATATTTGTGAAACACAGTTTTGCCAATTTTGCTCCTCTTGTTTTAATATTTGATTTCTATGCTTATACTTGTGTCATTATTGATCTCTGATGCAATTCTTAGTAGTCAAATGTAGCCTAGACTTCTTAATTTATGAAAGTTCTAGAGTTCCATGAGGTCATACAGTTCTTCAAACTCTTTCACACGAGGAGTCGGACTGCAATGAGAACGGAACGGATAAAGTAGACTGCTTCCAGGATTAAAGTTGGCGATAGGTGCTGTCAGAAGCAACTGTATTactctttatttatttttaaacgaAGAGTATGGTTGACTCTTTAATAATTGGTAATCTGGAAAGATGAATAATTCTTGGTAATTAATAGTATTCCTTGTTAATCATCCCAATATAGTAGCAGCAAGTAAAATATTCCATTGCGAAAGAAGTGGAGCACCTAGCTCGTAACTGTGGGATGCAAGTTTGTATATGCAAGATAGTGAAAGGAGTGCGTATAAAAATTCTCGGTAAGTCTTGCAGACTTCCCTCCAAAAGGTGGGACAGGTCCTTCAGAGAACATGCATTATGTAGCCAAAACATAGTTTCATAAATACATCATTAATAGAAATCATATACATGTGAAAGATCATTTAACTCTTCATATGCAATCGTGGGATTTCAAATCATATGGATTAGCTTAAACATTTAAAGATATTCCTTGAAATCATATCATTTGTCTGTTGGCCATTTACACTATCAAACTATGCTCACAGGTTCCATAAATCATCATACATTAAACATTCTTTAAACGTGGGATAATAGTTTGGAAATCTTATTTGAGGGACAACTTATTCCCACAGATCTTTTAGCAAATCATACTTTGCTCCCAAGAGTCATACTTCTTATACCTCACGCGCGAGGGCCATACTTTCTCATTATTCACCCCGAGGGCCATGCTTTATCATAATGTTATCATAATGCAGCTCATTTGGCTTCAATATATAACATTTCAATACAACACTTTTGGCCTCATCATGTATCTTATGAATATTTGTACAAATATGGCGTGGGCTTAAGCATGATTATATGATCATTTTCACTAGCACGACCCCTTTTGGCATGGTCGATAGATCAAAACATAGATATTTCagtattcattttcatttcattacAATCACCCACCAAATGTATTTCCATCGATCCAATACCTTAAACCAAGTATTTCTCACATTCCATTATATAAAACAACTAATTTGAGCGACATGGAGCATAGATTTGAATTAGGCTTAATGAAAATTTACGGGgcattaaaaacaaataattgtGGGATAATCATGTCTATTCCTTTTACTATTACTGAAAATAGATTCGTATCATCTCTTGTATTTATTACTGTGATACTAGAATAGAAGTATGTATTTCCGTTGTCCCATTGCAGTATCCCCTTATTTTACTTCCCTTCTTCACTTTTATTCAAGTAATTTTTCCGTTAAGATGCTCAATTTGGAACCATCCCCATGCCATGCTCTAAAAAGGATGATCAATGGTTATTTTGTTTAGCACACAAAAGAAAAGAAGATTCACAAACACGGAGATGTTCAGTATTCATAAATTACTATAAGGAGGATGAAAGAGTGTGGATAACATGTTTAGGTTTGTGCACTCTTTCAAGAGGGCAAAGCAGTCAATCTGAAATTACTGCTTTGccctgtagcctatctgaaattTCTTTGTCTGGTCAAATATTACAATGTTGTTTCTCCTTTGAGTAGGAGACAGTGTGTCATGTTTTGTTATTGTCAGTTTTGCTACTATTTCCTGCACTTGTTTTTTTAACTGCAAATGAAATCTTTTCTAATCATCTCTCTTTGTACGTGAAGATTTTGAATTATGCCCAATTGTGCGAGTTTCCTGATACAGTGTTATATGTTATATCTATGATTATCTGGCAGCGCTAAAGCTAACCTGTTTGGTATTTCACCATCTCTAATATTGCAGCCGTTATAAATGCTGCTAGCTTGTTGGGCTGTAGTGCCAATGACTTCATGCTAGCTTTATCAACCAGGAGAATGCAAACTGGCAAGGATAAGGTTGTCAAGAGTTTAACCATGCAGCAGGTAAGTTACTTGGTTATATAGGTTCTCCTACAGATTCTCTCTGACATTTTCATCCTCACATTTGCCGTAATATGCAACAAGTGTGTTACTTTTGCGTATTATGAATACGGCACTCCTACCTTTTCTCTTAAGAACCATAAAAAATGATTTTAACTTTGGTTCAGGCAATTGATACAAGAGATGCATTGGCGAAGTTCATCTATGCAAACCTTTTTGACTGGATAGTGGATAAAATTAATAAATCTCTTGCAATGGGTAAAGAAAAGACTGCTAGAACCATAAATATCGTAGATATTTATGGCTTCGAATCATTTGAGGTAAATTGATTTTCAAGATGTTGTTGCTATTGTACCACATAAAAGTATATCTGTTGTCTCACTTGCCGTTCTTCCTTTTCAGAAAAATAGCTTTGAACAACTTTGCATAAACTATGCAAATGAGAGGCTCCAGCAGCATTTCAACCGACATCTGTTCAAACTTGAGCAAGAAGTAAGAACATTAGCATGTTTTGTAGTTACTGACTTCTTATTTCTTCATGCCCTTTTTTTGGGATATGGTTCTTATTTCTTCATTCCTTTCAGCTACTCAGTTCTTTAAACTTAGATAGGAAAACAAAGAACAATGCTTTTTGCTGACTTTGCATCAGTTAGCTATAGTATGAGTGAAGCTTTTTCCTTGTAAAAAATGAGTGAACTTTTCGTGAGAATTGGAGTGAGAAGGTCCGAGCACATATTTTAGGACCTCGGTTGCTGTCTGCAAATGTTGTTGAAGTTGTGCAGATGAAATAAATATCATTATCAGACActtttctctttgtatttgtggATATCTGAGCTTTATTCAGACAACTGTGGATATTTATTACAGCTTATGTTGGATACTGACACCAAAACTGATGTACTTTAATTCAGGAATATGAATTGGATGGAATTGATTGGACAAAAGTAGATTTTCAAGACAACCAAGAGTGCTTGGATCTTTTTGAGAAGGTATTTGTGCATTTTGGTTCTTTTCTTCCACTCATTTTGCATTCAGGAATACTCATAGTCTGTGCAAAATTTCATCACTTTGGATTACACTTTTAACACTTCAGCATCACACAGACATAatcttgttttgttttcccttgtagTGTTCTTTCTCTTTCTCATATTCAATTGTCGATTTGGATAAGAAGAGACACTACCTCATTCGAATTATCACAATTTTGATGGACATCATTTACAAACATACATGCACACGCAGACACCCACCATATGTTCATATTGTAGAAATACTTCTCGACAGTGAAGTTGAAAATGCAAAATATCCAGTACACAGTGTAATTATATATCATATCTTGATCTGTGGATTCCAATGATGCCTTTTGCAGAAATCCATTGGGCTGATATCTTTATTGGATGAAGAGTCAAATTTTCATAAAGCGACTGACTTGACCTTTGCCAATAAGCTTAAGCAGCACCTGAAAGCTAACCCTTGCTATATAGGAGATAGAGAAGAATTTGGCATTCACCATTATGCTGGAGAGGTCAGTTTCTTTTCGAAATGTATCCCTTTTGGTGTCAAAACTTGTGCCATATGATGTCCTTTTAGATGTGAAGTGGCGATTTCCTTGAACTGAGACTCTTGTGAGACAATTAAGGTTTGGGATCTGATACATTAGAATTTGCTCATGGACAATAGTTGATGTTTCAATTAATAAAGATCAATAAGCTTCTTTCTAGTATATCTAATATTCGTTACTCGCTTTAATAGTTCTGTTTTGACCATCATAAAGTTTAATTTTATCTTTTTAGGTCATCTATGACACAAGTGGCTTCTTGGAGAAGAATAGAGATACGGTGCACTCTGACATTATTCAGCTACTCTCGTCAAGCAgtgaacacttacccaagtcattTGCCTCTTCTTTTGCTAATCAGTCTGCAGATTTTCAGAAGCAAACAGTTGCTACTAAATTTAAGGTAGTTATGTCATTTTCTTAATTCCTTATAAAACTAGATGTGCTGGTAAAAACATTTATAAATTTCTTTTGAGAAAATAACAATTTTTATTCTGATGCTATAAGAAATACCTAATGCTGCCTTTATCAAAATCTTGCAGGACCTATTGTTCAAATTGATGCAGCAGTTGGAAAGTACTGCGCCACACTTTGTTTGTTGCATAAAACCGAACAATAAGCAGGTTCCTGGCATGTACAATAATGATCTTGTCTTTGAGCAGCTCAGGTGCTCTGGTCTTCTTGACATTGCTAGGATCTCTAGATCTGGGTATCCTACTAGGATGACACATCAAGAATTCTCTAAAAGGTGAATTATGTGCTCCTTTCTTTGCTGCTGAATTTCCCTTTTGGATGCTTTATAACTTATACAAATGTGGTTATTTAGGTATGGTGTCCTTCTTCCGCAAGTTCATGAATCCAAAGATCCCTTAAGCATGTCAGTTGCAATTCTGCGGCAATTTGATATCCTTCCCGAAATGTACCAAGTTGGGTATACAAAGTTATATTTCCGGGCAGGACAGGTAAGTTTGTTGCTTTTTCGTAGTTTCTTAAGTGTACCTATGTTTTCTTTTATCACGAAAAATAATTTGGATTGCCATTAATCATTGAAGCAGATACCTTGTAACTTATTTAATCATTACTACTATAGAATTAAGCAAATAAAAATGTAACGTGTCTTAAAATTTGGTTACATCATGAAGAGAATTTCAGATTTAAGAAGCATATTTGACTTGGAATATTTCTGCAAATAGTCCTGTTATAGTTATCTAATGAGAAATGAAGATAAATATGCTAATAATTTTCCTATGATAAGTATGGCTAATTTGGACTTCTAGTGAGGCAATGGTTGTGCACGTTATTAAAGAATCAATTTCCTGGTGTATCGATTTTCTGAACTTCTTTCTTGGTGACTTGTAGATTGCTGCACTGGAGGATGTGAGAAAACAAGTTTTGCAAGGCACTCTTGAGGTACCGAAGTGCTACAGTGGTCATTGTGCTCGTCGTCACTTCCTTGAGCTCGAAGGAGTCATCATCATACTCCAGTCATGTAAGGCAAAATGTTTTGCAGCAGTTTTAATTTTGAGAATGTTGATCAACCTTCGAAGAAGCTATTTATGAACAGAATTTTCTCAAGCCAGTTTTGTTTGTATATGATTTTGTTTGTTTTAAGTAGTTAGTATATGACTTAAAGTTCTTGAGCAACCAGGGATTCCATATCCAAGCTCTTTTCTCtcatttctttcttcctttcttttttaGTGGAAATATGTCACACTGCTGAAAGTTCTTAAAGTGATTAACGACATGAAATATTGTGGAACTTTTAAGTCAAGGTTATTATTCTTGGAGGTATGATGTCAAAATATTTTCTTGTAGTCGTTCGTGGTGAAATTGCTAGAAGGCAGTATAATGCATCTCTGGAGTCGAAACGAAAGGCTGCTAACAAAGAAAACGACAAGCAGCTGGTGGCTGTTGTGCAGATACAATCAGGTAAAGTTTTTTCTTTGGCgactatgattatgaaatgaaatatgGGTTTATATGCCTTGCTTTTCTTTTATTGCAGCAATTCGTTGCTGGTTGGCACAGAGGCATCTTAATCAGCTGCAGAGTTTGAAAAAGTTAAACCAAGATAGAGAAAAACAAGGCAGAAAGACGCTGGAGGTGAAGGTACCGTATTTGATAGAGAATGGTGGATATCTTCATACGCAAGCTCTCGTCCGTCAACTTCTGTTATCTAGAGGGACCTTAGCATGGAATGATTTATCTTTCTTCTAAAAGCTTTTTCATAAATACtattgtaatttttcttttttcttcgtTCAGAATTGTAGTGTCTGCTTCAGGATTAATATCTTTAAGAATTTGGTGGCCTGTTGCGTGAAGCCAGTTTTAGGTATCTTTCCCCCCCTTTTTTTGACAAGCAAATCCAATTAAAGGTGTTCTGCTACTTTTCTGATATGAGGAATGAGAAAATGTTTCATAGTCTCCTTTCTCTAGACGATGAAATGCTCAGTCTTGAAATTGCTGAGAGTTTGATTCTTTAATTAGAAGGTAAAGAAGTGAGAAAATATGAGTCTTTTTCAATGGATAGGAAGGCCCTTTTTTGGTTTAGATGTTAATCCTATTGCCCAATCTGCAGCACCAAAGAAAAAACAATCACTTAGCAGCCCAAAAGGAAAGAATTAGGACAGTAGGTCAAGAGTATTTAATGGAGCCCACCCCTTTTCTCTACCTTATATTCCAATTTCTCTTTTCTCTGTTCTAATTGCCCATGGCTGTCACTTTGACAGCTGAAAGCAAGGTTGATTCTGTACTAAGCTTAAATCTTTTTGTCTCAGCAGGACTTCCCTGCAGAAATTTTACCTTCTGTTGTAGAAGACTTCGAAAGGCGCGTTATGGTGGCTGAGGCATCCCTTGACGAGAAGGACAAGGAAAATGCTGCCCTAAAGGAGCAAGTAAACCAATTGGAGGCCCGATGGTCAGATTATGAGGTCAGGATGAGGTCGATGGAGGAGATGTGGCAAAAGCAAATGGTGTCTTTGCAGGTTTGTAATATCTCCAAATCCATGTGATAATATAGTATAATTCTATACACGAAGCAGAATTTTTTGTTGTTGCATTTCCTTCCATTTGAAGAAAAAGTTTGTGAGATGAAACTGCGGAATGAGACTGATAAAATCCTTTTGAAAGTTATTTTGATGCAATTAATGTGCATGTAGTCATTACGCTTCTAGCGCATTGAAGAAGCATATTTTCTTTCCCCACGACGGGAGAAGCAATTGTTAGAGTAAAGAATAATAAATCTTTATCAATGTAGGAAGAATTGTTTTTTCTACCATGGATGTGTAcgtggttgatattattttaatttGCTTTCAGAAAAGGAGTTTAGGTTTATGCTCTTCTATATACATGAATGTTTAAATTGCCAACTATCTTATATATCAAATGCTTCGCTACGCAGGTAAGTCTGGCTGCTGCCAAGAAGAGTCTCGGTGTTGACAATCCAGCCGGTCACCCTGGAAAACGTGAAGGTTCCCAATCTCCTTGCGGTTATGATTCTGAAGACACAACAACTATGGGCACTCACACTCCTGGGGGCAGCACTCCTATCGAATTTGCTAGCAACGGTGTAGATTTTGGAGGTATTAGAGAGAATAATGGCGGTTTATGTGTAGTCAATTACCTTAACAGGGAGTTTGAACTACGGAGACAAAATTTTGATGACGAAGCCATGGCAATTGCTCAGTTGAAGTCAGAGCAGTTACATTCAACTAATCCTGCAGAAGATTTTCGAAGACTGAGACATAGGTTTGAGGAATGGAAGAAAGATTACAAGGCCCGGTTAAAGGAGACAAAGGCAAAGGTACACAAGCTTAGTTATTCAGAAGCAG
The DNA window shown above is from Nicotiana tomentosiformis chromosome 8, ASM39032v3, whole genome shotgun sequence and carries:
- the LOC104087089 gene encoding myosin-2-like isoform X1, with the translated sequence MLSVSAPSRTRSSLEEMLESLKQRDENEKPKDIPPALPARPKLASRTRPPSPKRTLPNNTKENRSVVELENGKKEEVKGKRGNMFGAKKGKEMIMEFSESPYVNSFSVEKEYRQRFWEKDGAKLDNNRLPYSLPKFREDEWNDNISYFIEKKLRVWCRLKSSQWELGQIQSTSGDKASVLLSDGSVVAVPVGELLPANPDILSGMDNLIQLCYLNEPSVLHNLQYRYAQDRIYTKAGPVLIAVNPFKKIQLYGNELVTAYRQKLLDDPHIYSTADTAYSQMMEDEINQSIIISGESGSGKTETAKYAIEYLAMISGGNNRIESEVLQTSCILEAFGNAKTPRNNNSTRFGKLIEIYFSAEGGICGANVQTSLLEKSRVVQLAHGERSYHIFYQLCAGAPSALRDKLKLKGASDYNFLNQSDCLVIHDVHDAKKFHMLVKALNTMGMSESDQEHAFQMVAAVLWLGNITFQAIGSENYVEVAQSEAVINAASLLGCSANDFMLALSTRRMQTGKDKVVKSLTMQQAIDTRDALAKFIYANLFDWIVDKINKSLAMGKEKTARTINIVDIYGFESFEKNSFEQLCINYANERLQQHFNRHLFKLEQEEYELDGIDWTKVDFQDNQECLDLFEKKSIGLISLLDEESNFHKATDLTFANKLKQHLKANPCYIGDREEFGIHHYAGEVIYDTSGFLEKNRDTVHSDIIQLLSSSSEHLPKSFASSFANQSADFQKQTVATKFKDLLFKLMQQLESTAPHFVCCIKPNNKQVPGMYNNDLVFEQLRCSGLLDIARISRSGYPTRMTHQEFSKRYGVLLPQVHESKDPLSMSVAILRQFDILPEMYQVGYTKLYFRAGQIAALEDVRKQVLQGTLEVPKCYSGHCARRHFLELEGVIIILQSFVRGEIARRQYNASLESKRKAANKENDKQLVAVVQIQSAIRCWLAQRHLNQLQSLKKLNQDREKQGRKTLEVKQDFPAEILPSVVEDFERRVMVAEASLDEKDKENAALKEQVNQLEARWSDYEVRMRSMEEMWQKQMVSLQVSLAAAKKSLGVDNPAGHPGKREGSQSPCGYDSEDTTTMGTHTPGGSTPIEFASNGVDFGGIRENNGGLCVVNYLNREFELRRQNFDDEAMAIAQLKSEQLHSTNPAEDFRRLRHRFEEWKKDYKARLKETKAKVHKLSYSEAEKTRRNWWGKKSKR
- the LOC104087089 gene encoding myosin-2-like isoform X2; its protein translation is MLSVSAPSRTRSSLEEMLESLKQRDENEKPKDIPPALPARPKLASRTRPPSPKRTLPNNTKENRSVVELENGKKEEVKGKRGNMFGAKKGKEMIMEFSESPYVNSFSVEKEYRQRFWEKDGAKLDNNRLPYSLPKFREDEWNDNISYFIEKKLRVWCRLKSSQWELGQIQSTSGDKASVLLSDGSVVAVPVGELLPANPDILSGMDNLIQLCYLNEPSVLHNLQYRYAQDRIYTKAGPVLIAVNPFKKIQLYGNELVTAYRQKLLDDPHIYSTADTAYSQMMEDEINQSIIISGESGSGKTETAKYAIEYLAMISGGNNRIESEVLQTSCILEAFGNAKTPRNNNSTRFGKLIEIYFSAEGGICGANVQTSLLEKSRVVQLAHGERSYHIFYQLCAGAPSALRDKLKLKGASDYNFLNQSDCLVIHDVHDAKKFHMLVKALNTMGMSESDQEHAFQMVAAVLWLGNITFQAIGSENYVEVAQSEAVINAASLLGCSANDFMLALSTRRMQTGKDKVVKSLTMQQAIDTRDALAKFIYANLFDWIVDKINKSLAMGKEKTARTINIVDIYGFESFEKNSFEQLCINYANERLQQHFNRHLFKLEQEEYELDGIDWTKVDFQDNQECLDLFEKKSIGLISLLDEESNFHKATDLTFANKLKQHLKANPCYIGDREEFGIHHYAGEVIYDTSGFLEKNRDTVHSDIIQLLSSSSEHLPKSFASSFANQSADFQKQTVATKFKDLLFKLMQQLESTAPHFVCCIKPNNKQVPGMYNNDLVFEQLRCSGLLDIARISRSGYPTRMTHQEFSKRYGVLLPQVHESKDPLSMSVAILRQFDILPEMYQVGYTKLYFRAGQIAALEDVRKQVLQGTLEVPKCYSGHCARRHFLELEGVIIILQSFVRGEIARRQYNASLESKRKAANKENDKQLVAVVQIQSAIRCWLAQRHLNQLQSLKKLNQDREKQGRKTLEVKDFPAEILPSVVEDFERRVMVAEASLDEKDKENAALKEQVNQLEARWSDYEVRMRSMEEMWQKQMVSLQVSLAAAKKSLGVDNPAGHPGKREGSQSPCGYDSEDTTTMGTHTPGGSTPIEFASNGVDFGGIRENNGGLCVVNYLNREFELRRQNFDDEAMAIAQLKSEQLHSTNPAEDFRRLRHRFEEWKKDYKARLKETKAKVHKLSYSEAEKTRRNWWGKKSKR